One Streptomyces sp. CNQ-509 DNA window includes the following coding sequences:
- a CDS encoding zinc-binding dehydrogenase, with product MRAAVVTEFGGPEAVTIADVEVVEPGAGQVRIKVAAAAVNPVDAGTRAGVFGAAPGGAYTGLGWDVAGTVDVAGAGFAAGEAVVALVHGVAKPLGSHAEYVVVDGAAAAPAPATADAVHAATLPLNALAADQALGLLDLTPGTSLLVTGAAGALGGYAIQLAAARGVAVTGLARETDEELVRGLGAAFTTAPAAAGYDAVLDAAVLGGERALPWTRDGGAFAAVIPNTAPPPVRGIRTAALDVRADGPRLAELARLVDDGVLTLRVAGTYDLADAPKAHARLAEGGIRGRLVLVP from the coding sequence ATGCGTGCTGCAGTGGTAACGGAGTTCGGCGGCCCCGAGGCCGTCACGATCGCCGACGTGGAGGTGGTCGAGCCGGGCGCGGGGCAGGTGCGGATCAAGGTGGCCGCGGCGGCGGTCAACCCCGTGGATGCCGGCACGCGCGCCGGTGTCTTCGGCGCCGCGCCGGGCGGGGCGTACACGGGACTCGGCTGGGACGTCGCGGGGACGGTGGACGTGGCGGGCGCCGGATTCGCCGCGGGCGAGGCGGTCGTCGCGCTCGTGCACGGGGTGGCGAAGCCGCTGGGCTCGCACGCCGAGTACGTGGTCGTGGACGGCGCCGCGGCGGCCCCGGCACCGGCGACGGCGGACGCCGTGCACGCCGCGACGCTGCCGCTCAACGCGCTCGCCGCCGACCAGGCGCTGGGCCTGCTGGACCTCACGCCGGGCACTTCGCTGCTGGTCACGGGTGCGGCCGGGGCGCTCGGCGGGTACGCGATCCAGCTCGCCGCCGCCCGCGGCGTCGCGGTGACGGGGCTGGCCCGGGAGACGGACGAGGAGCTGGTCCGCGGCCTCGGCGCGGCGTTCACGACGGCCCCGGCCGCCGCCGGCTACGACGCCGTGCTCGACGCGGCGGTGCTCGGCGGCGAGCGGGCCCTGCCCTGGACCCGTGACGGCGGCGCGTTCGCCGCGGTCATCCCGAACACCGCACCGCCCCCGGTCCGCGGCATCCGCACCGCGGCCCTCGACGTCCGCGCCGACGGCCCGCGGCTGGCGGAGCTGGCCCGGCTCGTCGACGACGGCGTGCTGACACTCCGGGTCGCCGGGACGTACGACCTGGCCGACGCCCCGAAGGCGCACGCCCGGCTCGCGGAGGGCGGGATACGGGGGCGGCTGGTGCTGGTGCCGTAA
- a CDS encoding tetratricopeptide repeat protein, translating into MSGTAQQANGLFDEALATYDRAAALHRRVGDGGREALAWHGTGETCRALARADEAAACHRRAAARFHELGDPWHEAVALDGLAAAVRSDDPAGARGHWETALVLLAGYGDQRTAALRDGITVRLGAAG; encoded by the coding sequence ATGTCCGGAACGGCGCAGCAGGCCAACGGGCTGTTCGACGAGGCCCTTGCCACGTACGACCGGGCGGCCGCCCTGCACCGCCGCGTCGGTGACGGCGGCCGGGAGGCGCTCGCCTGGCACGGGACCGGTGAGACCTGCCGGGCGCTCGCCCGCGCCGACGAGGCCGCCGCCTGCCACCGCCGGGCCGCCGCCCGCTTTCACGAGCTGGGCGACCCCTGGCACGAGGCCGTCGCGCTCGACGGCCTCGCCGCGGCGGTGCGGTCCGACGATCCGGCCGGGGCGCGCGGCCACTGGGAGACGGCGCTCGTCCTGCTCGCCGGCTACGGCGATCAGCGGACGGCGGCGCTCCGCGACGGCATCACCGTGCGGCTCGGGGCCGCGGGCTGA
- a CDS encoding SDR family NAD(P)-dependent oxidoreductase, with protein sequence MPAHETGDARPAASHPASERPTSERAAGIPAYRRALLRTGAAGLTAGLAAGAAGTGTARAAAPAAAGAKSAGGGEFDGKVVLVTGATSGMGEAAARALAGRGAKVFFCGRRARLGREIEADIRRAGGEATYMRADVRHEGQVRDFVHGCVRRYGRVDVAYNNAGVESPRAVRLHEQTLADMEDVWRTNAAGTFLCMKYEIPQMLEQGGGVVVNTASISAEVGFATISPYNASKHAVASLTKVAALEYAPEGVRVTAFAPGAVDTPMLRRAAEAFDLTYEEIARDYPIRRIVRAEEMAAVMMWLGSSAAAPVVGTDVDVSGGWLTA encoded by the coding sequence ATGCCCGCACACGAGACCGGCGACGCCCGGCCCGCGGCTTCACACCCCGCCTCCGAACGCCCCACTTCCGAACGCGCCGCCGGCATACCCGCGTACAGACGCGCCCTGCTCAGGACCGGCGCCGCCGGCCTGACCGCGGGGCTGGCCGCGGGCGCCGCCGGGACCGGCACCGCGCGGGCCGCCGCCCCGGCCGCCGCCGGGGCGAAGAGCGCCGGGGGCGGTGAGTTCGACGGCAAGGTGGTGCTCGTCACCGGCGCCACGTCCGGCATGGGCGAGGCCGCCGCCCGCGCGCTGGCGGGCCGCGGCGCGAAGGTGTTCTTCTGCGGCCGCCGGGCCCGGCTCGGCCGCGAGATCGAGGCGGACATCCGCCGCGCGGGCGGCGAGGCCACGTACATGCGCGCGGACGTGCGCCACGAGGGCCAGGTACGGGACTTCGTGCACGGCTGCGTGCGGCGGTACGGGCGCGTCGACGTCGCGTACAACAACGCGGGCGTCGAGAGCCCGCGCGCGGTGCGGCTGCACGAGCAGACGCTCGCGGACATGGAGGACGTGTGGCGCACCAACGCCGCCGGGACGTTCCTCTGCATGAAGTACGAGATCCCGCAGATGCTGGAGCAGGGCGGCGGGGTCGTCGTCAACACGGCGTCGATCTCGGCCGAGGTCGGCTTCGCGACCATCTCCCCGTACAACGCCAGCAAGCACGCGGTGGCCTCGCTCACCAAGGTCGCCGCGCTGGAGTACGCGCCGGAGGGCGTGCGCGTGACGGCGTTCGCCCCGGGGGCGGTGGACACCCCGATGCTGCGGCGGGCGGCGGAGGCGTTCGACCTGACGTACGAGGAGATCGCGCGGGACTACCCGATCCGGCGCATCGTGCGGGCCGAGGAGATGGCCGCGGTGATGATGTGGCTGGGCTCGTCCGCGGCGGCGCCGGTCGTGGGCACGGACGTGGACGTCTCGGGCGGCTGGCTGACGGCCTGA
- a CDS encoding helix-turn-helix domain-containing protein, whose protein sequence is MATMTAAQRREQERFAYDAFMRDCPTNQLLGRLSDKWVGLVVAALSGGPRRYSDLRRKIAGVSPKMLTQTLRTLERDGILTRAVTPSVPVRVDYELTPLGRSLAGLLTAVKDWAEEHIEEVHAARERYEKQEPGAAAPEG, encoded by the coding sequence ATGGCGACCATGACGGCGGCCCAGCGGCGCGAGCAGGAGCGCTTCGCGTACGACGCGTTCATGCGCGACTGCCCCACCAACCAGCTCCTCGGCCGCCTCAGCGACAAGTGGGTCGGCCTCGTCGTCGCCGCCCTCTCCGGCGGCCCGCGGCGCTACAGCGACCTGCGCCGGAAGATCGCCGGCGTCAGCCCGAAGATGCTCACCCAGACCCTGCGCACCCTGGAGCGCGACGGCATCCTCACCCGCGCCGTCACGCCCTCCGTCCCGGTCCGCGTCGACTACGAGCTGACGCCGCTCGGCCGCAGCCTCGCCGGGCTCCTCACCGCCGTGAAGGACTGGGCGGAGGAGCACATCGAGGAGGTGCACGCGGCCCGCGAGCGCTACGAGAAGCAGGAGCCGGGGGCGGCGGCGCCGGAGGGCTGA
- a CDS encoding DUF6191 domain-containing protein → MNIVAELFAPSHAHARRARERMELVVDDVGSGDPHRGPIDLTSGKVVIALGEAAKPAEEPADAVPSDAVPAGAEPNDAEPNDAEPPTPSRPTRSRRRPPPPPPMPRARS, encoded by the coding sequence ATGAACATCGTTGCGGAGCTGTTCGCGCCCAGCCATGCCCACGCCCGGCGGGCGCGCGAGCGGATGGAGCTCGTCGTGGACGACGTGGGCTCGGGCGATCCGCACCGCGGGCCGATAGACCTCACGTCGGGCAAGGTCGTCATCGCCCTCGGGGAGGCGGCGAAGCCGGCGGAGGAGCCGGCGGACGCGGTGCCTTCCGATGCCGTACCGGCCGGCGCGGAGCCCAACGACGCGGAGCCCAACGACGCGGAGCCGCCGACGCCGAGCCGGCCGACGCGGTCCCGCCGCAGGCCGCCCCCACCCCCGCCGATGCCCCGCGCGCGTAGCTGA
- a CDS encoding LysR family transcriptional regulator codes for MDEQPAAEVPAADVDTRVLRYFLAVAARLSFTEAARELYVTQPSLSRQIRRLEADLGAELFERAGREVRLTAAGEALVPAARRVTGEWAAAVREVRTAAAAARDVLRLGFVATGAGPLGLRARAAFAARRPGTVLEPKRFDWGGEAEGLRRGLADVAFVWLPADLTGLHARTVATERRWVALPRAHALAARPDVGIADLGDQQLMWTRRAPKAWVDWWAVNPRPDGSEPLWGPENDNVEEMLEQVAAGGAVCFAAESMTTYYTHPELVWRPVRDIEPLRIAVAWPRERTSPQVADFLAAVRECVRDPEAHA; via the coding sequence ATGGATGAGCAGCCGGCCGCCGAGGTTCCCGCGGCGGACGTCGACACGCGCGTGCTGCGCTACTTCCTCGCCGTGGCCGCGCGGTTGAGCTTCACGGAAGCCGCGCGCGAGCTGTACGTCACCCAGCCCTCGCTGAGCCGGCAGATCCGCCGGCTGGAGGCCGACCTGGGCGCCGAGCTGTTCGAACGCGCCGGGCGCGAGGTGCGGTTGACGGCGGCCGGCGAGGCGCTGGTGCCCGCGGCCCGCCGGGTCACCGGCGAGTGGGCGGCGGCGGTACGCGAGGTCCGTACCGCCGCGGCGGCGGCCCGCGACGTGCTGCGGCTCGGCTTCGTCGCCACCGGCGCGGGGCCGCTGGGGCTGCGGGCGCGGGCGGCGTTCGCCGCGCGGCGGCCCGGCACGGTGCTGGAACCCAAGCGGTTCGACTGGGGCGGCGAGGCCGAGGGCCTGCGCCGCGGCCTGGCCGACGTGGCGTTCGTCTGGCTGCCCGCCGACCTGACGGGGCTGCACGCGCGCACCGTCGCCACCGAGCGCCGCTGGGTCGCCCTCCCGCGCGCGCACGCGCTCGCCGCGCGGCCGGACGTGGGCATCGCGGACCTCGGCGACCAGCAACTGATGTGGACGCGCCGGGCGCCGAAGGCGTGGGTCGACTGGTGGGCGGTCAACCCGCGCCCCGACGGCTCCGAGCCGCTGTGGGGGCCGGAGAACGACAACGTCGAGGAGATGCTGGAACAGGTGGCGGCGGGCGGGGCGGTGTGCTTCGCCGCGGAGTCGATGACCACGTACTACACGCACCCCGAGCTGGTCTGGCGGCCGGTGCGCGACATCGAGCCGCTGCGGATCGCGGTGGCCTGGCCGCGGGAGCGGACGAGCCCGCAGGTCGCGGACTTCCTGGCGGCGGTACGGGAGTGCGTCCGCGACCCGGAGGCCCACGCGTGA